The Deltaproteobacteria bacterium genome has a window encoding:
- a CDS encoding myo-inositol-1-phosphate synthase, with product MATTTIVGACAAARGLFPLRGVTTEGPRGEGLSMPAASALVFGGWEVRAGSLLDAATDLAESGRIFDLRLLEPLAADLEQIDRNIVGGGTRGWPPACGAAEGTETPAEVVEKLTGDIRGFRRRHSLERVVVVNLATTEPVFTTPEDHLTLAALEESLTRRGAAVFRPSTLYACAAIREGAVFVNFAASPAALVPAIRELAEREGVPFAGTDGKTGETLVKSGLASLFRERDLQVLAWHGENLLGNSDGAALNEPEVKAAKLETKDGVVRGVLGYSPETSVDITYVPSLGDWKTAWDLIHFRGFLGTRMMMQFTWQGCDSILAAPLVIDLVRLADLALRRGESGPMTQAACFFKAPVGTQEQDLGRQYAMLDRYLRRCRLSVLAGGQRAVS from the coding sequence GTGGCGACCACGACGATCGTGGGCGCGTGCGCCGCCGCGCGCGGTCTCTTCCCGTTGCGAGGAGTCACGACCGAGGGCCCGCGGGGCGAAGGGCTGTCGATGCCCGCAGCGTCCGCTCTCGTGTTCGGCGGTTGGGAAGTCCGGGCCGGGTCGCTGCTCGATGCCGCGACCGATCTCGCCGAGTCGGGACGAATCTTCGACCTCCGTCTGCTCGAGCCTCTTGCGGCCGACCTCGAGCAAATCGACCGGAACATCGTCGGGGGTGGCACCCGAGGCTGGCCACCCGCGTGCGGGGCGGCGGAGGGCACCGAAACGCCCGCGGAGGTCGTCGAGAAGCTCACCGGCGACATCCGAGGCTTTCGGCGGCGGCACTCCCTGGAGAGGGTCGTGGTGGTGAATCTCGCCACCACCGAGCCTGTCTTCACCACTCCGGAAGATCACCTGACGCTTGCAGCGCTCGAGGAGAGTCTCACCAGGCGTGGTGCGGCGGTCTTCCGCCCGAGCACGCTGTACGCCTGCGCTGCGATCCGCGAGGGCGCGGTGTTCGTCAACTTCGCGGCGTCGCCCGCGGCGCTCGTTCCGGCGATTCGCGAGCTGGCGGAGCGTGAGGGCGTACCCTTCGCCGGAACCGACGGCAAGACGGGCGAGACCCTGGTCAAGTCGGGGCTGGCATCGCTCTTTCGTGAGCGGGATCTCCAGGTGCTCGCCTGGCACGGCGAGAACCTGCTCGGCAATTCCGATGGCGCCGCCCTGAACGAACCCGAGGTGAAGGCCGCCAAGCTGGAGACCAAGGACGGAGTGGTCCGCGGCGTGCTCGGCTATTCCCCCGAGACCAGCGTCGACATCACCTACGTCCCCTCGCTCGGCGACTGGAAGACGGCGTGGGACCTGATCCATTTCCGGGGATTTCTCGGCACGCGCATGATGATGCAGTTCACCTGGCAGGGATGCGATTCGATCCTCGCCGCGCCGCTGGTGATCGACCTGGTACGGCTCGCGGATCTGGCGCTCCGGCGGGGCGAGAGCGGGCCCATGACCCAGGCGGCGTGCTTCTTCAAGGCGCCGGTCGGCACGCAGGAGCAGGACCTCGGCCGGCAGTATGCGATGCTCGACCGCTATCTCCGCCGCTGTCGGCTCTCGGTCCTGGCCGGCGGCCAGCGGGCTGTCTCGTGA